From the Lolium rigidum isolate FL_2022 chromosome 2, APGP_CSIRO_Lrig_0.1, whole genome shotgun sequence genome, one window contains:
- the LOC124689997 gene encoding expansin-A13-like has protein sequence MAGAYVRTGGVLALICCVLAIIGADALEPSGWVRAHATFYGGSDASGTMGGACGYGNLYAQGYGTRTAALSTALFSDGASCGQCYKLVCDRKTDKTWCKPGVSVTITATNFCPPNWDLPSDNGGWCNPPRPHFDMAQPAWEKIGVYRGGIIPVIYQRVPCVKKGGVRFTISGHDYFLLVLPTNVAAAGSVRAMDIMASKSGGDWMSMTRNWGANWQRGGYLNGQTLSFRLTITDGQTIVFSNIVRSSWTFGQTFASNLQFK, from the exons ATGGCTGGAGCTTACGTGCGCACGGGGGGCGTGCTCGCCCTGATCTGCTGCGTGCTGGCCATCATCGGCGCCGACGCGCTGGAGCCCAGCGGGTGGGTGAGGGCGCACGCCACGTTCTACGGCGGCAGCGACGCCTCCGGCACAATGG GCGGCGCGTGCGGGTACGGGAACCTGTACGCGCAGGGGTACGGCACGCGGACGGCGGCGCTGAGCACGGCGCTGTTCAGCGACGGCGCGTCGTGCGGGCAGTGCTACAAGCTCGTGTGCGACCGCAAGACGGACAAGACGTGGTGCAAGCCCGGCGTGTCGGTGACCATCACCGCCACCAACTTCTGCCCGCCCAACTGGGACCTCCCCAGCGACAACGGCGGCTGGTGCAACCCGCCGCGCCCCCACTTCGACATGGCGCAGCCGGCCTGGGAGAAGATCGGCGTCTACCGCGGCGGCATCATCCCCGTCATATACCAGAGGGTCCCCTGCGTGAAGAAGGGCGGCGTGCGGTTCACCATCAGCGGCCACGACTACTTCCTGCTGGTGCTGCCCACcaacgtggcggcggcggggtcggTCAGGGCCATGGACATCATGGCGTCCAAGTCCGGCGGGGATTGGATGTCCATGACGCGCAACTGGGGCGCCAACTGGCAGAGAGGCGGCTACCTCAACGGCCAGACCCTCTCCTTCAGGCTCACCATCACTGACGGCCAGACCATCGTCTTCTCCAACATCGTGCGCTCCAGCTGGACGTTCGGCCAGACGTTTGCAAGCAACCTGCAGTTCAAGTGA